A DNA window from Amycolatopsis sp. DSM 110486 contains the following coding sequences:
- a CDS encoding GreA/GreB family elongation factor produces MVISGDKGLSEAARRQLEKEIADLRAQRAALAPQLGEQERTGDAADQADVIDRAEAAARLERQISDVAAKLEHGAYNSNLLPDGTRVSLRFADGDEEVLNVVTIPGEDVDSLTSDSPLGLALVGAKAGDKITYRTPRGEASATVIELTPPED; encoded by the coding sequence ATGGTGATCTCAGGGGACAAGGGGCTCAGCGAGGCGGCGCGCCGCCAGCTGGAGAAGGAAATAGCCGATCTGCGCGCACAACGAGCGGCGCTCGCACCGCAGCTCGGCGAGCAGGAACGCACAGGGGACGCGGCCGACCAGGCCGACGTGATCGACCGGGCCGAGGCCGCCGCGCGGCTGGAGCGCCAGATCTCCGACGTCGCCGCCAAGCTCGAACACGGCGCCTACAACAGCAATCTGCTCCCCGACGGCACGCGCGTCTCGCTGCGCTTCGCCGACGGTGACGAGGAAGTGCTCAACGTCGTCACCATCCCAGGCGAGGACGTCGACTCGCTGACTTCGGACAGCCCGCTGGGTCTCGCCCTGGTCGGCGCCAAGGCCGGCGACAAGATCACCTACCGCACCCCGCGCGGCGAAGCCTCCGCCACGGTGATCGAGCTGACCCCGCCGGAGGACTGA
- the glyA gene encoding serine hydroxymethyltransferase yields MTHQPALSTLAAADPQIAGLVEDEAKRQHDKIRLIASENYVSRAVLEATGTVLTNKYSEGYAGKRYYEGQQFIDPIENLAIERAKAVFGVDHANVQPYSGSPANLAVYLAFAQPGDTVLGMALPDGGHLTHGWSVSATGKWFNPVRYGVRKETGRVDFDQVRDLALEHRPKLIFCGGTAIPRTIDFPRFAEIAREVDAVLVADIAHIAGLIAGGAHPSPVGHAGVITTTTHKTLRGPRGAMIMSDAAHAKAIDKAVFPGLQGGPHNHTTAAIAVALGEAQQPSFATYAQTIVANAAALASALLDRGYDLVSGGTDNHLLLIDLTNKNVAGKPAAQALDRAGIELNYNTVPFDPRKPFDPSGIRLGTSAITTRGLLPEHQVQVAEWIDRTVVAAAASSSPEAELDRIAAEIREFLTPFPIPGYVA; encoded by the coding sequence ATGACACATCAGCCCGCCCTTTCCACGCTCGCCGCCGCCGACCCGCAGATCGCCGGGCTCGTCGAGGACGAAGCGAAGCGCCAGCACGACAAGATCCGCCTGATCGCGTCGGAGAACTACGTCTCGCGCGCGGTGCTCGAGGCCACCGGCACCGTGCTCACCAACAAGTACTCCGAGGGCTACGCCGGCAAGCGCTACTACGAGGGCCAGCAGTTCATCGACCCCATCGAGAACCTGGCGATCGAGCGCGCGAAGGCCGTGTTCGGCGTGGACCATGCCAACGTGCAGCCGTACTCCGGCTCCCCGGCCAACCTTGCCGTGTACCTGGCCTTCGCCCAGCCCGGCGACACCGTGCTCGGCATGGCCCTGCCCGACGGTGGCCACCTGACTCACGGCTGGTCCGTGTCCGCGACGGGCAAGTGGTTCAACCCGGTCCGCTACGGCGTGCGCAAGGAAACCGGCCGCGTCGACTTCGACCAGGTGCGCGACCTGGCTCTGGAGCACCGGCCGAAGCTGATTTTCTGTGGTGGCACGGCCATTCCGCGGACGATCGACTTCCCGCGCTTCGCGGAAATCGCGCGCGAGGTCGACGCCGTCCTGGTGGCCGACATCGCCCACATCGCCGGCCTCATCGCGGGCGGGGCGCACCCGTCGCCGGTGGGCCACGCCGGTGTTATTACGACCACCACGCACAAAACCCTGCGCGGCCCGCGTGGTGCGATGATCATGTCGGACGCTGCTCACGCCAAGGCGATCGACAAGGCCGTGTTCCCCGGTCTGCAGGGCGGCCCCCACAACCACACGACGGCGGCCATCGCCGTTGCGCTGGGGGAGGCGCAGCAGCCCTCGTTCGCTACTTACGCGCAGACGATCGTGGCGAACGCCGCTGCGTTGGCTTCGGCCTTGCTCGACCGCGGCTACGACCTCGTTTCCGGCGGCACGGACAACCACCTGCTGCTGATCGACCTGACGAACAAGAACGTGGCCGGCAAGCCTGCCGCTCAGGCCCTGGACCGCGCCGGGATCGAGCTGAACTACAACACGGTGCCGTTCGACCCGCGCAAGCCGTTCGACCCGTCGGGCATCCGGCTGGGCACCTCGGCCATCACGACGCGGGGGTTGCTGCCGGAGCACCAGGTGCAGGTGGCGGAGTGGATCGACCGCACGGTGGTCGCGGCAGCTGCTTCTTCTTCTCCGGAGGCGGAGTTGGACCGGATCGCTGCTGAGATCCGGGAGTTTCTGACGCCGTTCCCGATTCCGGGTTACGTCGCCTGA
- a CDS encoding TetR/AcrR family transcriptional regulator, with protein MTAVPGRSAQLSPNQLQKQEQIVEAARVVLARDGLAGCTVRAIADAGPLTKSAIHYYFADIDVLIDRAMAAHITTFATDLRAVGEKFADPRERLFEVTKAYLAEFAERPNGAFLWFEYWIAAGRAQHPQAIDAMLTSITELFAELLAPLDVDDPRARARALLSYLLGAVVQQRVRPRPVESLRGDVEALCFAGYR; from the coding sequence GTGACCGCCGTACCCGGCCGCAGCGCCCAGCTGTCGCCCAACCAGCTGCAGAAGCAGGAGCAGATCGTCGAGGCCGCACGAGTCGTGCTCGCCAGAGACGGGCTCGCCGGGTGCACAGTACGCGCGATCGCCGACGCGGGCCCGCTCACGAAGAGCGCGATCCACTACTACTTCGCGGATATCGACGTGCTCATCGACCGCGCGATGGCCGCCCACATCACCACGTTCGCCACGGACCTGCGCGCCGTCGGGGAGAAGTTCGCCGACCCGCGCGAGCGCCTGTTCGAGGTGACCAAGGCGTACCTGGCGGAGTTCGCGGAGCGGCCCAACGGCGCGTTCCTGTGGTTCGAGTACTGGATCGCGGCCGGGCGCGCGCAGCACCCGCAGGCGATCGACGCGATGCTGACGTCGATCACCGAGCTGTTCGCGGAGCTGCTGGCGCCGCTCGACGTCGACGACCCGCGGGCGCGCGCCCGCGCGCTGCTCAGCTACCTGCTCGGCGCCGTGGTGCAGCAGCGGGTGCGGCCGCGGCCGGTCGAGAGCCTGCGCGGCGACGTCGAGGCGCTCTGCTTCGCCGGTTATCGCTGA
- a CDS encoding gamma carbonic anhydrase family protein — MPLFSFEGASPQVHPDAWIAPTATLIGDVTVEKDASVWYGAVIRADFGPIVIREGANVQDNSVIHCGGTLTEIGKNVTVGHQCLVHDCTIGEQALIGNGSTVLDRSVIGARSLIAAGSTVTPGTEVPEEVIAMGSPAKKFVPLTDSARMWVEHNAGIYQDLARRHREGSKPV; from the coding sequence ATGCCTCTGTTCTCCTTCGAGGGCGCCAGCCCGCAGGTCCACCCGGACGCCTGGATCGCCCCCACCGCCACCCTGATCGGCGACGTGACCGTCGAGAAGGACGCATCGGTTTGGTACGGCGCCGTGATCCGCGCCGACTTCGGGCCGATCGTGATCCGCGAGGGTGCGAACGTGCAGGACAACTCGGTGATCCACTGCGGGGGCACGCTGACGGAGATCGGGAAGAACGTGACCGTCGGGCACCAGTGCCTGGTCCACGACTGCACGATCGGCGAACAGGCGCTGATCGGCAACGGGTCGACGGTGCTCGACAGGTCCGTGATCGGAGCGCGGTCGCTGATCGCCGCGGGCTCGACGGTGACGCCCGGCACGGAGGTGCCCGAAGAAGTGATCGCGATGGGCAGCCCGGCCAAGAAGTTCGTGCCGCTCACCGACTCGGCGCGGATGTGGGTGGAGCACAACGCCGGGATCTACCAGGACCTCGCGCGACGGCACCGGGAGGGCTCCAAGCCCGTCTGA